Proteins from one Deinococcus sp. AB2017081 genomic window:
- a CDS encoding TetR/AcrR family transcriptional regulator, whose translation MAQPPPVISPSSPPPDRSATNPRVQRSRTTILATTLDLLTESGLGGVSIDEVSRRSGIAKTTIYRHWPTRADLLTDACAQLIDRQDIPDTGDVRRDLTTQLTTLAHLLTTARWSTVLPSVIDAAERDPGIADILSRIQRGHMAPFREIMTRARTRGELPPDADHSALTAQLMGPLFYRRWFTREPLDDAFVQMVIDTVLGRQSTQ comes from the coding sequence ATGGCACAACCACCTCCCGTCATCTCCCCCAGTTCGCCCCCGCCGGATCGCAGCGCCACAAACCCGCGCGTTCAGCGGTCTCGCACCACCATCCTGGCCACCACACTGGATCTGCTGACCGAAAGCGGCCTAGGTGGCGTCAGCATCGATGAGGTCTCCCGCCGCTCCGGGATCGCCAAGACCACCATCTACCGCCACTGGCCCACGCGCGCCGACCTGCTGACCGACGCCTGCGCCCAGCTCATCGACCGCCAGGACATCCCCGACACCGGCGACGTGCGCCGCGACCTGACCACGCAACTCACGACCCTGGCGCATCTGCTGACCACCGCACGGTGGTCCACCGTGCTGCCCTCGGTCATTGACGCCGCCGAACGTGACCCCGGCATTGCCGACATCCTGAGCCGCATCCAGCGCGGCCATATGGCTCCCTTCCGGGAAATCATGACGCGGGCCAGGACACGCGGCGAACTGCCCCCAGACGCCGATCACAGCGCACTGACCGCCCAACTGATGGGGCCACTGTTCTACCGTCGCTGGTTCACGCGTGAACCGCTGGATGACGCTTTCGTGCAGATGGTCATCGACACTGTGTTGGGCCGCCAGAGCACCCAGTAA
- a CDS encoding RusA family crossover junction endodeoxyribonuclease produces MDEQAAGWGDAGLNLEEIQLLSAQDLRKLYEDSTGLSWEEELGSAWLNKNHGSFNIFYKRPILTASAYVNLSQKASILSQTHCQICNSSAPIVNLPLRIKPESYQYLNSAKKKAFRSAIRHRFKSQMSFEKFNGDVCISVIFVCSLSRPKKDVDNLSKMLLDSLKNIVIEDDGRVVHLSVARLDHSGDEEYILIRIANSSLNDNSNVAANKMIHSWGGMPELKIEDYL; encoded by the coding sequence GTGGATGAACAAGCAGCAGGGTGGGGGGATGCGGGCTTGAATTTAGAAGAGATACAACTACTCTCTGCTCAGGATTTGAGGAAACTCTATGAGGATTCCACAGGGCTATCTTGGGAAGAGGAGTTAGGCTCTGCTTGGCTGAATAAGAATCATGGAAGTTTTAATATTTTTTACAAACGACCGATTCTGACTGCCTCTGCATATGTAAATTTAAGCCAAAAAGCCAGTATTTTATCCCAGACTCACTGCCAGATTTGCAACTCTTCGGCTCCCATCGTAAACCTTCCTCTCAGAATTAAACCAGAATCTTATCAATATTTAAATTCCGCAAAGAAAAAAGCATTCAGGAGTGCAATAAGACATAGATTCAAGAGTCAGATGTCTTTTGAGAAATTTAATGGTGATGTCTGCATATCTGTAATTTTTGTCTGTAGTTTATCAAGACCGAAAAAAGATGTGGATAACTTGTCAAAAATGCTTTTGGACTCACTCAAGAACATCGTCATAGAAGATGATGGACGTGTTGTTCATCTTAGCGTGGCTAGGCTAGATCATTCAGGGGATGAAGAGTACATCCTGATCCGCATTGCAAATTCAAGCTTAAACGATAATTCAAACGTCGCTGCAAATAAGATGATTCATAGCTGGGGAGGAATGCCAGAACTAAAGATAGAAGATTATCTTTGA
- the dnaE gene encoding DNA polymerase III subunit alpha: protein MTAPEPTAPQTGPHIHLPDGSCCKPTKFAHLHQHTQYSLLDGAAKLKELLKWAKEVTPEGCTPALAMTDHGNMHGAVHFYNYATGMGVKPIIGYEAYVVPGEGTRRDRTRGQDGEKGIFHLTLLARDFEGYQNLCRLSSRGYTEGYYYKPRIDHELLREHHKGVIAFSGCLGSEVQQLLLQGREDDAKKRLLWYRELFGENYFIEIQDHGLPEQKRNNPILKAWANELGIGMVATNDGHYVKKTDATAHETLLAIQTKATLADENRFKFPCDEFYVKDLEEMQRALPLAEWGAEVFDNTSLVADMCNVELPVGKKRVYQMPALPIPEGRTMAEELRVQTYAGSLRRYPHHVTEALLREYATRSLAALEPEERERVTRRTDGCDARSCDLDTLLVLVAFLGSEWEARGKAAGEKYTKYPALEVMEAGAESGPLPDYACTDWQRSKGEASDTAIQLDPGSEEETTCRAHHTHALVLLRRAEYELSVINNMGFPDYFLIVADYINWAKDQGISVGPGRGSGAGSLVAYAMRITNLDPLEFELLFERFLNPDRISMPDFDIDFNDARRTEVIQYVQDKYGEDKVAQIATFGTMASKACLKDVARVMGLEYAKVDKVSKLIPIKFGKSYSLEQARDSVPDIQQYLAEDAELLKAYEFAQQLEGLTRHASVHAAGVVIGKTQLTDLVPVMRDTSGAGMVCQYDMKAVEDIGLIKMDFLGLRTLSFLDEARRIMRESKNVDIDFDTIPFDDRITYDLMSRGDTKGVFQLEGAGIADASRRLKPRRLADIIALSALYRPGPMENIPTYVRRHHGLEEVDYVRDGFPTSAKYLEKILAETYGIPVYQEQIMQIASEVAGFSLGGADLLRRAMGKKDVAEMARQRDLFVEGAKGNNVPKDEANKLFDLLDAFANYGFNKSHSAAYGVITYQTAWLKANYPVEFMAALLTVERKDSDKVAEYISDARKMDVRVLPPDINRSAADFAVQGEEILFGLYAIKGLGENAVLKILEERERAGRYRSLADFCSRLGNKVCNRKAMESLIKSGAFDAFGERKQLTESLEEAMTWAQGAAALANSGMDALFGAQEVAPEPGLKQNVTGYTDLERLSIEKDALGLYISGHPLEQHEGLREAASCRISDLDTWFQTQNVAPGKRIKAVLAGMVESVVKKPTKSGGMMARFILADESGQTELVAFSRAYDRIQDKLVNDTPALVIVELESEDGGLRAIAEELVSIEQLAEVPKVMYVTIDLETASPDAVGEFQSVLDEHAGSMPTYLRLETPEQFVIYQLDHGMGSPDAIRVLNQTFPWADAYLAYDQQTILGRFAPKPPAWMNKQQGGGMRA from the coding sequence ATGACCGCGCCCGAGCCGACCGCCCCCCAGACCGGGCCGCACATCCACCTGCCCGACGGCTCCTGCTGCAAGCCCACCAAGTTCGCGCACCTGCACCAGCACACCCAGTACTCGCTGCTTGACGGCGCGGCCAAGCTCAAGGAACTCCTGAAGTGGGCCAAGGAGGTCACGCCCGAGGGCTGCACGCCTGCCCTGGCCATGACCGACCACGGGAACATGCACGGCGCGGTGCACTTCTACAACTACGCGACCGGCATGGGCGTCAAGCCGATCATCGGCTACGAGGCCTACGTGGTGCCAGGCGAGGGCACGCGCCGCGACCGCACCCGCGGCCAGGACGGCGAGAAGGGCATCTTCCACCTGACGCTGCTCGCCCGCGACTTCGAGGGTTACCAGAACCTGTGCCGCCTGAGCAGCCGCGGGTACACCGAGGGCTACTACTACAAGCCCCGTATCGACCACGAACTGCTGCGCGAGCACCACAAGGGTGTGATCGCGTTCAGTGGCTGCCTGGGCAGTGAAGTCCAGCAGCTGCTCCTGCAGGGCCGCGAGGACGACGCCAAAAAGCGCCTGCTGTGGTACCGCGAGCTCTTCGGCGAGAATTATTTCATCGAGATCCAGGATCACGGGCTGCCCGAGCAGAAGCGCAACAACCCCATCCTGAAGGCCTGGGCGAACGAGCTGGGCATCGGCATGGTCGCCACGAACGACGGGCACTACGTGAAGAAGACCGACGCGACCGCGCACGAGACGCTGCTCGCCATCCAGACGAAGGCCACGCTGGCCGACGAGAACCGCTTCAAGTTCCCGTGCGACGAGTTCTACGTGAAGGATCTGGAGGAGATGCAGCGCGCCCTGCCGCTCGCGGAGTGGGGCGCGGAGGTCTTCGACAACACCTCGCTCGTGGCCGACATGTGCAACGTCGAGTTGCCGGTCGGCAAGAAGCGCGTGTACCAGATGCCCGCCCTGCCGATCCCGGAAGGCCGCACCATGGCCGAGGAACTGCGCGTGCAGACGTACGCCGGGAGCCTGCGGCGCTACCCGCACCACGTCACCGAGGCGCTGCTGCGCGAGTACGCGACCCGCTCGCTGGCCGCGCTGGAGCCGGAGGAGCGCGAGCGGGTCACGCGGCGCACGGACGGCTGCGACGCCAGAAGTTGTGACCTCGACACCCTGCTCGTCCTCGTGGCGTTCCTGGGCAGCGAGTGGGAGGCGCGCGGCAAGGCCGCCGGTGAGAAGTACACCAAATACCCTGCGCTGGAGGTCATGGAGGCCGGAGCCGAGAGCGGCCCTCTGCCGGACTACGCGTGCACCGACTGGCAGCGCAGCAAGGGGGAAGCCAGCGACACGGCCATCCAGCTCGACCCCGGCAGCGAGGAGGAGACCACCTGCCGCGCGCACCACACGCACGCGCTGGTGCTGCTGCGCCGCGCCGAGTACGAGCTGAGCGTCATCAACAACATGGGCTTCCCCGACTACTTCCTGATCGTCGCGGACTACATCAACTGGGCGAAGGATCAGGGCATCAGCGTGGGGCCGGGGCGCGGGTCGGGCGCAGGCTCGCTGGTGGCGTACGCCATGCGGATCACGAACCTCGATCCCCTCGAGTTCGAGCTGCTGTTCGAGCGCTTCCTGAACCCCGACCGCATCTCCATGCCGGACTTCGACATCGACTTCAACGACGCCCGCCGCACGGAAGTGATCCAGTACGTGCAGGACAAGTACGGCGAGGACAAGGTCGCGCAGATCGCCACCTTCGGGACGATGGCCAGCAAGGCGTGCCTGAAGGACGTGGCGCGCGTCATGGGCCTGGAGTACGCCAAGGTCGACAAGGTCTCCAAGCTCATTCCCATCAAGTTCGGCAAGAGCTACTCGCTGGAACAGGCCCGTGACAGCGTGCCGGACATCCAGCAGTACCTCGCCGAGGACGCCGAACTCCTCAAGGCGTACGAGTTCGCGCAGCAACTGGAGGGTCTGACCCGCCACGCCTCCGTGCACGCCGCCGGGGTGGTCATCGGCAAGACGCAGCTCACGGACCTCGTGCCGGTCATGCGCGACACGAGCGGCGCGGGCATGGTCTGCCAGTACGACATGAAGGCCGTCGAGGACATCGGCCTGATCAAGATGGACTTCCTGGGGCTGCGCACCCTGTCGTTCCTCGATGAAGCCAGGCGGATCATGCGCGAGTCGAAGAACGTCGACATCGACTTCGACACCATCCCCTTCGACGACAGGATCACGTACGACCTGATGAGCCGCGGCGACACCAAGGGCGTGTTCCAGCTCGAAGGCGCGGGCATCGCCGACGCCAGCCGCCGCCTCAAGCCCCGGCGTCTGGCCGACATCATCGCCCTCTCGGCCCTGTACCGCCCGGGCCCCATGGAGAACATCCCCACCTACGTCCGCCGCCACCACGGCCTGGAGGAGGTGGACTACGTCCGCGACGGCTTCCCCACCAGCGCGAAGTACCTGGAGAAGATCCTCGCCGAGACGTACGGCATTCCCGTGTACCAGGAACAGATCATGCAGATCGCCTCTGAGGTCGCCGGGTTCTCGCTGGGCGGGGCCGACCTGCTGCGCCGCGCGATGGGCAAGAAGGACGTGGCCGAGATGGCCAGGCAACGCGACCTGTTCGTGGAAGGTGCGAAAGGGAATAACGTTCCGAAGGACGAGGCGAACAAGCTCTTCGACCTGCTGGACGCCTTCGCGAACTACGGCTTCAACAAGTCGCACTCGGCCGCGTACGGCGTCATCACGTACCAGACCGCGTGGCTCAAGGCGAACTATCCGGTCGAGTTCATGGCCGCGCTGCTGACCGTCGAGCGCAAGGACAGCGACAAGGTCGCCGAATACATCAGCGATGCCCGCAAGATGGACGTGCGCGTGCTGCCGCCGGACATCAACCGCTCGGCCGCGGACTTCGCGGTGCAGGGCGAGGAGATCCTGTTCGGCCTGTACGCCATCAAGGGCCTCGGCGAGAACGCGGTGCTGAAGATCCTGGAGGAACGCGAACGCGCCGGGCGCTACAGGTCGCTGGCGGACTTCTGCTCGCGCCTGGGCAACAAGGTCTGCAACCGCAAGGCCATGGAAAGCCTGATCAAATCCGGGGCCTTCGACGCCTTCGGCGAGAGAAAGCAGCTCACCGAGAGCCTGGAAGAAGCCATGACGTGGGCGCAGGGGGCCGCGGCGCTGGCGAACAGCGGCATGGACGCCCTGTTCGGCGCGCAGGAGGTCGCCCCGGAACCCGGCCTGAAACAGAACGTCACCGGCTACACCGACCTCGAACGCCTGTCCATCGAGAAGGACGCCCTGGGCCTGTACATCAGCGGGCACCCCCTGGAGCAGCATGAGGGCCTGCGCGAGGCCGCCAGCTGCCGCATCAGCGATCTGGACACGTGGTTCCAGACGCAGAACGTCGCGCCCGGCAAGCGCATCAAGGCCGTCCTGGCGGGCATGGTCGAGTCAGTCGTCAAGAAGCCCACCAAGTCCGGGGGCATGATGGCCCGCTTCATCCTGGCCGACGAATCCGGCCAGACGGAACTGGTCGCGTTCTCCCGCGCCTACGACCGCATCCAGGACAAGCTGGTGAACGACACGCCCGCCCTCGTCATCGTCGAACTGGAAAGCGAGGACGGCGGCCTGCGCGCCATCGCCGAGGAACTCGTCAGCATCGAACAACTCGCGGAAGTCCCCAAGGTCATGTACGTGACCATCGACCTGGAAACTGCCAGCCCCGACGCCGTGGGCGAGTTCCAGAGTGTGCTGGACGAACACGCGGGCAGCATGCCCACATACCTGCGCCTGGAGACCCCCGAGCAGTTCGTGATCTACCAGCTCGACCACGGCATGGGCAGCCCCGACGCCATCCGCGTGCTGAACCAGACCTTCCCCTGGGCGGACGCGTATCTGGCCTATGACCAGCAGACCATCCTGGGCCGCTTCGCGCCGAAGCCCCCGGCGTGGATGAACAAGCAGCAGGGTGGGGGGATGCGGGCTTGA
- a CDS encoding PAS domain S-box protein, producing MRPGQFELRWAYVLFGLLILDSFLVALLVPRPAAYWVLLPLLGVQGLAFWLAQRVIRVVRGYRLLQESYAQELDFARQVMESVEHGLTVLDSSGRFVYVNRAYAALLGRPAAEIVGRSPFDFTVAEDHTHLTQARDARREGRSNTYRTRLRRADGSEVEVQITGTPRLHQGRMVGNFAAIVPVSQLSPN from the coding sequence ATGAGGCCAGGTCAGTTCGAGCTCAGATGGGCCTATGTGCTCTTCGGGCTGCTGATCCTCGACAGCTTTCTGGTCGCCCTGCTCGTGCCGCGCCCGGCCGCATACTGGGTGCTGCTGCCGCTGCTGGGCGTGCAGGGACTCGCTTTCTGGCTGGCCCAGCGTGTGATCCGCGTGGTGCGCGGCTACCGCCTGCTGCAGGAGTCCTACGCGCAGGAACTTGACTTCGCGCGGCAGGTCATGGAGAGCGTCGAGCACGGTCTGACCGTGCTGGACAGCAGTGGGCGCTTCGTGTACGTGAACCGCGCCTACGCCGCGCTGCTGGGCCGCCCCGCCGCCGAGATCGTGGGACGCTCGCCCTTCGACTTCACGGTGGCCGAGGACCACACGCACCTGACACAGGCACGGGACGCCCGGCGGGAAGGCCGGAGCAACACCTACCGCACCCGCCTGCGCCGTGCCGACGGCAGCGAGGTCGAGGTGCAGATCACCGGTACACCCAGGCTGCACCAGGGCCGCATGGTGGGCAACTTCGCGGCGATCGTGCCGGTGTCGCAGCTCAGCCCGAACTGA
- the lpdA gene encoding dihydrolipoyl dehydrogenase yields MTTSYDYDVLVIGAGPGGYHAAIRAAQLGLKVACAEREAVGGVCLNVGCIPTKALLHAGEQIAAARHAADFGLTFGEQKLDIAKLNGWKDGIVKKLTGGVGALFKANKVTHLIGQASFVDDHTVKVGDKTYTAANFIIATGSEPAKLPGLDVDQIHIVDSTGALVVPDPVPARMLCVGGGVIGFEFSHVYNNMGSKVKVIEFLPNVIPGADADAVKEFSKIMKKQGIEIAVQTKANKAEKKADGIHVELEDVKTGAKTTEVFDRVLVAVGRRPRTDGLNAQAAGVHVTDRGFIPADTKQRSNVPHIYVVGDVASNPMLAHKAMKEGLVAAEVIAGKPAEQDAVAIPGVVYTSPELAWVGLTEQEAKDKGYTVKTGVFPLSASGRAMTLQATDGFVKMVVEADTDLLLGVHIVGPHASDLLGEAGLALEMAATASDIALTIHAHPTLGESVLEAAEAVHKQAIHIMNR; encoded by the coding sequence ATGACGACATCCTATGACTACGACGTGCTCGTGATCGGTGCTGGGCCCGGCGGATACCACGCCGCGATCCGCGCCGCGCAGCTGGGCCTGAAGGTCGCCTGCGCCGAGCGCGAGGCCGTGGGCGGCGTGTGCCTGAATGTCGGGTGCATTCCCACCAAGGCGCTGCTGCACGCCGGAGAACAGATCGCCGCCGCCCGCCATGCCGCCGATTTCGGCCTGACCTTCGGCGAGCAGAAGCTCGACATCGCCAAACTGAACGGCTGGAAGGACGGCATCGTCAAGAAGCTGACCGGCGGCGTGGGCGCGCTGTTCAAGGCCAACAAGGTCACGCACCTGATCGGGCAGGCCAGTTTTGTCGATGACCACACGGTCAAGGTCGGGGACAAGACCTACACCGCCGCGAACTTCATCATCGCCACCGGCTCCGAACCCGCGAAACTGCCGGGCCTGGACGTCGACCAGATCCACATCGTGGACTCCACCGGCGCGCTGGTCGTGCCCGATCCGGTGCCCGCGCGGATGCTGTGCGTGGGCGGCGGCGTGATCGGCTTCGAGTTCTCGCACGTGTACAACAACATGGGCAGCAAGGTGAAGGTCATCGAGTTCCTGCCCAACGTGATTCCGGGCGCGGACGCCGACGCCGTCAAGGAATTTTCCAAGATCATGAAGAAGCAGGGCATCGAGATCGCCGTGCAGACCAAGGCCAACAAGGCCGAGAAGAAGGCCGACGGCATCCACGTCGAGCTGGAGGACGTGAAGACCGGCGCGAAGACCACGGAGGTCTTCGACCGCGTGCTGGTCGCCGTGGGGCGCCGTCCCCGCACCGACGGCCTGAACGCCCAGGCGGCCGGCGTGCACGTGACCGACCGGGGCTTCATTCCCGCCGACACGAAGCAGCGCAGCAACGTGCCCCACATCTACGTGGTGGGCGACGTGGCGAGCAACCCCATGCTGGCCCACAAGGCCATGAAGGAAGGTCTGGTCGCCGCCGAGGTCATTGCCGGCAAGCCCGCCGAGCAGGACGCCGTCGCCATTCCCGGCGTCGTGTACACCAGCCCCGAGCTGGCGTGGGTGGGCCTGACCGAGCAGGAGGCGAAGGACAAGGGCTACACGGTCAAGACCGGTGTGTTCCCCCTGTCGGCCTCGGGCCGCGCCATGACCCTCCAAGCCACCGACGGCTTCGTGAAGATGGTCGTGGAGGCCGACACCGATCTGCTGCTGGGCGTCCACATCGTGGGGCCCCACGCCTCTGACCTGCTGGGCGAGGCCGGCCTGGCCCTGGAGATGGCCGCGACCGCCAGCGACATCGCCCTGACCATCCACGCCCACCCGACCCTGGGCGAGAGCGTGCTGGAGGCCGCCGAGGCAGTGCACAAGCAGGCGATTCATATTATGAACCGGTAA
- a CDS encoding Atu2307/SP_0267 family LLM class monooxygenase — MELGIDSFAAVVSDPLTGVTLSPADRLANLLEEIEVADASGVQSFGVGEHHRPEYLDSAPGMILAAAAARTTRIRLNSAVTVLSADDPVRVFQQYATLDLLSRGRAELVVGRGSFVEAYPLFGLNTQDYDSLFQEKLELLLRLREETHVHWSGRHRAPLRGQGVYPRPYQERLPVWVGVGGTPESFVRAGLLGLPLMVAVIGGAFEHFRPLVDLYRKAGAQAGHAPESLRVGVHAFGFVADSDAQARDAFWPGYARMLETLGRERGWAPPNRAQFDAACGPRGPYLIGAPDTVAAKVRHVHGALGGVDRLTFQMTNVLMPHAQMLRSVTLLGTQVAPQVQTL; from the coding sequence ATGGAACTGGGAATCGACAGCTTTGCCGCCGTGGTGTCCGACCCGCTGACCGGGGTGACGCTGTCGCCCGCCGACCGGCTGGCGAACCTGCTGGAGGAGATCGAGGTGGCCGATGCGAGCGGCGTGCAGTCCTTCGGGGTGGGCGAGCACCACCGACCGGAATATCTGGATTCTGCGCCGGGCATGATCCTGGCAGCCGCGGCGGCGCGGACGACCCGGATCCGGCTCAACAGCGCCGTGACGGTGCTGAGCGCGGATGACCCGGTGCGCGTGTTCCAGCAGTACGCGACGCTGGATCTGCTGTCGCGCGGGCGGGCCGAGCTGGTCGTGGGGCGCGGGTCGTTCGTCGAGGCGTACCCGCTGTTCGGGCTGAATACGCAGGACTACGACTCGCTGTTTCAGGAAAAGCTGGAGCTGCTGCTGCGCCTGCGGGAGGAGACCCACGTGCACTGGTCGGGCCGGCACCGCGCCCCGCTGAGGGGGCAGGGCGTCTACCCGCGCCCGTATCAGGAGCGGCTGCCGGTGTGGGTGGGCGTGGGCGGCACACCGGAGTCCTTCGTGCGGGCGGGCCTGCTGGGCCTGCCACTGATGGTGGCGGTCATCGGCGGGGCGTTCGAGCACTTCCGGCCTCTGGTGGATCTGTACCGCAAGGCCGGAGCGCAGGCCGGGCACGCCCCTGAGTCGCTGCGCGTGGGTGTTCACGCCTTCGGCTTCGTGGCCGACAGCGACGCCCAGGCCCGGGACGCTTTCTGGCCGGGCTACGCACGGATGCTGGAGACCCTGGGACGCGAGCGGGGCTGGGCACCGCCGAACCGGGCCCAGTTCGACGCCGCGTGCGGGCCACGGGGGCCGTACCTGATCGGTGCACCGGACACCGTGGCCGCGAAGGTGCGGCACGTGCACGGCGCGCTGGGCGGAGTGGATCGCCTGACCTTCCAGATGACGAACGTGCTGATGCCGCACGCCCAGATGCTGCGTTCCGTGACCCTGCTGGGCACGCAGGTCGCGCCGCAGGTGCAGACGCTGTAG
- a CDS encoding BioF/Kbl family PLP-dependent acyltransferase, translating to MSTSLHDRLNAELGSLRASGLLIHPRVLDSASRARTRVDGREVVNLASNNYLGFADHPALKARAAEYLEKWGAGAGAVRTIAGTLRIHEDFEAQIAAFKHTGSALVLHSGFTTNQGVLGALLKEGDLVISDELNHASIIDGLRLTKATKKVYRHADPADLERLLKEHDTDGLKLVVTDGVFSMDGDVAPLDRLVEVARRYGAVTYVDDAHGSGVMGAQGRGTVHHFGFEYADDVIQVGTLSKAWGGVGGYAAGHASLRELLINRARPYLFSTAQAPATVGALSAALEEVQRDPTLMERLWDNTRSFKAELKSLGFDTFGSTTPITPVIFGEATAAFEASRLLFDRGVFAVGLGFPTVPRDLARIRNIVTAEHTKDDLDHALQAYAEVGRALGIIS from the coding sequence ATGTCCACGAGTCTGCACGACCGTCTGAATGCCGAGCTGGGCAGCCTGCGCGCGAGCGGGCTGCTGATCCACCCACGGGTGCTGGACAGCGCCAGCCGTGCCCGCACGCGGGTCGACGGGCGCGAGGTCGTGAACCTGGCGAGCAACAACTACCTGGGCTTTGCCGATCATCCGGCGCTGAAAGCGCGGGCTGCTGAATATCTGGAGAAGTGGGGTGCGGGAGCCGGCGCGGTGCGAACCATCGCGGGCACCCTGCGGATTCACGAGGACTTCGAGGCCCAGATCGCGGCCTTCAAGCACACGGGCAGCGCCCTGGTGCTGCACAGCGGCTTCACCACCAACCAGGGTGTGCTGGGAGCGCTGCTGAAAGAGGGCGACCTCGTGATCAGCGACGAACTGAACCACGCCAGCATCATCGACGGCCTGCGGCTGACCAAGGCGACCAAGAAGGTCTACAGGCACGCCGATCCGGCCGATCTGGAACGCCTGCTGAAGGAACACGACACGGACGGCCTGAAGCTGGTCGTGACGGACGGCGTCTTTTCCATGGACGGCGACGTGGCCCCGCTGGACAGGCTGGTCGAGGTCGCCCGGCGCTACGGCGCGGTCACGTACGTGGACGACGCCCACGGCAGCGGCGTCATGGGGGCCCAGGGACGCGGCACCGTCCACCACTTCGGCTTCGAGTACGCCGACGACGTGATCCAGGTGGGCACGCTGAGCAAGGCGTGGGGCGGGGTGGGCGGCTACGCGGCCGGGCATGCCAGCCTGCGGGAACTGCTGATCAACCGGGCCCGCCCGTATCTCTTCAGCACCGCGCAGGCCCCCGCAACGGTCGGGGCGCTCAGTGCCGCGCTGGAGGAGGTGCAGCGCGACCCCACATTGATGGAGCGCCTGTGGGACAACACGCGCTCCTTCAAGGCCGAGCTGAAGTCCCTGGGCTTCGACACCTTCGGCAGCACCACGCCGATCACGCCCGTCATCTTCGGCGAGGCCACCGCCGCCTTCGAGGCCAGCCGCCTGCTGTTCGACCGGGGCGTGTTTGCCGTCGGCCTGGGCTTCCCCACGGTGCCGCGCGACCTGGCCCGGATCCGCAACATCGTGACCGCCGAGCACACGAAGGATGACCTCGATCACGCCCTCCAGGCCTATGCCGAGGTCGGGCGGGCGCTGGGGATCATCTCCTGA
- a CDS encoding GNAT family N-acetyltransferase yields MLRQAAWGGSADGTWWGPVLERSLTWITAHDGDVLVGFVNVAWDGGVHAFLLDTTVHPQWQRRGIGVQLVQRAAEAARAHGGLEWLHVDFEPHLTDFYAACGFIPTPAGLLRLA; encoded by the coding sequence GTGCTGCGGCAGGCCGCATGGGGCGGCAGCGCCGACGGAACGTGGTGGGGGCCGGTGCTGGAGCGCAGCCTGACGTGGATCACCGCCCACGACGGGGACGTGCTGGTGGGCTTCGTGAACGTGGCATGGGACGGCGGCGTGCACGCCTTCCTGCTGGACACGACCGTGCATCCGCAGTGGCAGCGGCGCGGGATCGGCGTGCAGCTCGTGCAGCGGGCCGCAGAGGCCGCACGCGCACACGGCGGCCTGGAGTGGCTGCACGTGGACTTCGAGCCGCACCTGACGGACTTCTACGCCGCGTGTGGCTTCATCCCCACCCCGGCGGGCCTGCTGAGACTGGCGTAG
- the ubiE gene encoding bifunctional demethylmenaquinone methyltransferase/2-methoxy-6-polyprenyl-1,4-benzoquinol methylase UbiE, whose amino-acid sequence MTNRPPVGDKQDKGQDVQAMFASIAPRYDLLNRVLSLGVDRGWRRAAAQEALALNPQRILDVATGTADFALELKARAPQVAVTGSDFVPEMLAIGRQKAAARHLDIVLEEGDALALPYPDGSFDTITCAFGFRNFADYAQGLAEFWRVLAPGGRVVILEFPPPRPGLLGSVFRVYFQHVLPRIGGLISGNAGAYTYLPESVLAFPPPEQLAQLMRATGFRTRYRLLTFGIAAIHVGDRG is encoded by the coding sequence ATGACGAACCGGCCGCCCGTGGGCGACAAGCAGGACAAGGGCCAGGACGTCCAGGCCATGTTCGCCAGCATCGCGCCCCGTTACGACCTGCTGAACCGGGTGCTCAGCCTGGGGGTGGATCGCGGGTGGCGCCGCGCCGCCGCGCAGGAGGCGCTGGCCCTGAACCCGCAGCGCATTCTGGATGTGGCGACCGGCACCGCCGACTTCGCGCTGGAACTCAAGGCCCGCGCCCCGCAGGTGGCCGTGACCGGCAGCGACTTCGTCCCCGAGATGCTCGCCATCGGCCGCCAGAAGGCTGCCGCCCGGCATCTGGACATCGTGCTGGAAGAAGGGGACGCCCTGGCCCTCCCCTATCCCGACGGCAGTTTCGACACGATCACGTGCGCGTTCGGCTTCCGCAACTTTGCCGACTACGCCCAGGGCCTCGCCGAGTTCTGGCGGGTGCTCGCACCGGGCGGCCGGGTCGTGATCCTGGAGTTTCCGCCCCCACGCCCGGGGCTGCTGGGCAGCGTCTTCCGCGTGTACTTCCAGCATGTCCTGCCGCGCATCGGCGGCCTGATCAGCGGCAATGCCGGGGCCTACACCTACCTGCCCGAGAGCGTCCTGGCCTTCCCCCCGCCCGAGCAGCTCGCCCAGCTCATGCGCGCCACGGGCTTCCGCACCCGCTACCGCCTGTTGACCTTCGGCATCGCGGCGATCCACGTGGGCGACCGGGGGTAG